One part of the Lotus japonicus ecotype B-129 chromosome 2, LjGifu_v1.2 genome encodes these proteins:
- the LOC130738490 gene encoding putative pentatricopeptide repeat-containing protein At1g12700, mitochondrial, with product MRTRAASISSFRPTAAAVTSTSSPATTATTTTRTHLLNSIRSLKTLDAAVAFFHQMLAANPFPCVKDFNSLFTFVARTKHYAAAISLIKRAHSSGVAPDIYTLNIVINCLCHLRRTAFGLSVLGLVFKTGLRPTTATLNTIVNGLCLENNVASAVTFTRHMENAGYQPNSYTFGAIINGFCKIGDTESAVLCMRNMVERHCEPNAVVYNAIMDGLCKDGLVNEALKLFSEMKNSKGIQPTIVSYNCLIQGLFKFGRWKEGAGLLYEMMQKGVMPDVQTFSILVDGFGKEGLVSGARCVMGFMVHVGVEPNVVTYNSLIGGYCLRHQMEEAMKVFDLMVRRGCLPSVVTYNSLIHGWCKVKDVDRAICLLGEMVNEGLKPDVVTWTALVGGFCQVGKPLAAKELFFTMKEHGQVPNLQTCTVILDGLFKCRFHSEAMSLFRAMEKSDIDLDIVVYNVMLDGMCKAGRLRDAKKLLARLLAKGLKFDTYTFNIMIRGLCWEGLLDEAEELLMRMEENGCPPNRCSYNVFVHGLLRKLDISRSEKYLQIMKCKGFPVDANTTELLICIYSANKGDNAFQELQQN from the coding sequence ATGCGAACAAGGGCGGCTTCCATCTCTTCTTTCCgacccaccgccgccgccgtcaCTTCCACTTCTTCCCCCGCCACCACCGCAACAACCACCACCAGAACCCACCTCCTTAACTCCATCCGAAGCCTCAAAACCCTCGACGCCGCCGTCGCTTTCTTCCACCAAATGCTCGCCGCGAACCCCTTCCCCTGCGTCAAGGACTTCAACTCCCTCTTCACCTTCGTCGCCAGGACCAAACACTATGCCGCCGCCATCTCCCTCATCAAGCGCGCGCACTCCTCCGGCGTCGCGCCAGACATCTACACTCTCAACATCGTCATCAACTGCCTCTGCCACCTTCGCCGCACCGCCTTCGGGCTCTCCGTCCTCGGCCTCGTCTTCAAGACCGGGCTCCGGCCAACCACGGCGACGCTCAACACCATTGTTAACGGGCTCTGTCTCGAGAACAATGTAGCCTCAGCTGTCACATTCACTCGCCACATGGAAAATGCAGGGTATCAACCTAACAGTTACACTTTTGGGGCAATAATCAATGGTTTTTGCAAAATTGGGGACACAGAATCTGCTGTGTTGTGTATGAGAAACATGGTTGAGAGACACTGCGAACCGAATGCGGTTGTGTACAATGCAATCATGGATGGTCTTTGCAAAGATGGGTTGGTGAATGAGGCTTTGAAATTGTTCTCAGAGATGAAGAATAGTAAAGGTATTCAACCTACTATTGTTAGTTACAATTGCTTGATTCAGGGGCTTTTTAAGTTTGGTAGATGGAAAGAGGGTGCAGGTTTGTTATATGAGATGATGCAGAAGGGTGTGATGCCTGATGTGCAAACGTTTTCTATTTTGGTTGATGGGTTTGGCAAGGAGGGGTTGGTTTCTGGGGCGAGGTGTGTGATGGGTTTCATGGTTCATGTGGGGGTGGAGCCCAATGTTGTTACTTATAACTCGTTGATTGGCGGGTATTGTTTGCGACATCAAATGGAAGAGGCCATGAAGGTGTTTGATTTAATGGTTAGGAGGGGCTGTTTGCCGAGTGTTGTGACTTATAATTCGTTGATTCATGGGTGGTGTAAGGTTAAGGATGTTGATAGGGCTATATGTCTGTTGGGTGAGATGGTTAATGAAGGGTTGAAACCGGATGTGGTGACTTGGACTGCTCTTGTAGGTGGGTTTTGTCAAGTGGGAAAGCCACTGGCTGCTAAAGAATTGTTCTTTACAATGAAGGAACATGGACAGGTTCCTAATCTTCAGACTTGTACTGTTATATTGGATGGTCTGTTCAAATGTCGTTTTCATTCTGAGGCGATGTCGTTGTTTAGGGCAATGGAGAAAAGTGATATCGATCTTGATATTGTGGTTTACAATGTTATGCTTGATGGAATGTGCAAAGCTGGAAGACTGCGTGATGCGAAGAAACTTCTTGCTCGTCTGCTGGCTAAAGGGTTGAAATTTGATACCTATACTTTTAACATAATGATCAGAGGTCTGTGTTGGGAAGGACTACTGGATGAGGCTGAAGAGTTGCTTATGAGAATGGAAGAGAATGGATGTCCACCTAATAGGTGTTCTTATAATGTCTTTGTCCATGGATTGCTGCGAAAACTTGATATTTCAAGGTCAGAAAAGTACCTTCAAATAATGAAATGTAAAGGTTTTCCAGTAGATGCTAACACCACAGAGTTGCTTATATGCATCTACTCTGCTAATAAAGGAGATAATGCATTTCAAGAGTTGCAGCAGAACTGA